A stretch of the Glandiceps talaboti chromosome 23, keGlaTala1.1, whole genome shotgun sequence genome encodes the following:
- the LOC144452626 gene encoding uncharacterized protein LOC144452626 isoform X3 — translation MRVLLLLAVALTGALAQECPSNIPWEAIAKGASQDENELYDEQLRPVYEISLFEIEEGYTPYESHTVGIVANDKTLPFIDFTVTVKNNDELCSAGVLKATNSRSSEVKSCPQVLVASDDKIKTKVSFRWKAPECGCVTIKATIMSDLTTYYMDDIGTTDGYLTKTVCPVGVVLPDITELTEEELEAIETAVESLVEEDSMETALIPGINVDISNGDMNMVIYNEICSEERQQTSLSNPVPHRLSIYPCCRVMGEERRDCFLTTEHPQYVLEKMEEARLTMMCDKMSMPDSEDLKNINREIYFCCVKPDMEERKQCFKEAKSERYNRFCRGENDNMFFTLNGDSTPNNGENREHFCCTEEGEDLVTCFDNEERRRFFPRVGEDVDEEAYDEMEGRRLERVCKRFESEEDEDMETSRRRHHRPRFEILRRCCQEPRGERRECIRQAKHERINSVCSTEETDDMAYIGGDEDEDMNELVPKYDRTSMCCQVNGEIRYSCFKRKLIQRYKMANRPMPQGPKGDMIMGHIEDSRIDRLCTKMTDGSMEDYDVKDDIVACCELPRLERNKCFKMSERTHLDNVCTGEEVDYMYRLGHYGEFVEEEDMDDVVTMDNPCCEESDEERYECFDLMSRLHLWTHRPRVRPMHRRPWRMDPEDRFSDEHREKICEKVMSGSEEEVEKELDDDESDRPNVRKGWRMQMESEELMDKMRQCCMMVGDESRQCMEESRKMKVDMTCERIEDEEDTGMWMYKKKQCCEKSGEERYNCFVDMHKRMPPFQKQTQKYWKDPENRFSEEHRERICTRLVEDDDPEDVEKEVDEEVEKVFENLALGKIMSNFRGMLGFFYRKLAKDTEFMDKISDCCLEVGDEDARNCFEEARKIRVDNMCEMAMENEEESEDGGTGFGIMGRMSFWMSGKRRCCSMEGDERYECMDEMKKPGMIGGMQRPDMGRPGPHMMGRWGKDSNEYMGQQGKGHDRPGRPGMGRDSDETMRPQRPGRPGRPEMGRDSDETMRPQRPGRPGRPGMGRDSDETMRPQRPGRPGRPGMGRDSDETMTPQRPDGRPGMGRPFRGVMIPTTEEKIELMCWRITTDDTETGSFSFNGRTRPQKNEGNKEELRTCCRKSGEERRSCVEVIRRQNIDKYCDESPAPSTDRPLQGFPLMRCCSNEGEELYECFTNEVERRQTGRLDEEKVDEFCETPVARTVLLRGMPPSRPGLPPAWCCEYENTERYECFSQAFPNMYIAPQFDLTADSVEPEQQYHPYQFYRESSEEERPYEPVMPETMKPEDQYIVDPRPVYEQVRREDYVDDTDDVNVDESSSSEEDDDEYEDEEEMGRCCRVGHAVGSKIDNFKFVQCTAKSVQFAQKKEVSRRCRRAFVRCCVGRKEKRDRD, via the exons TTGGTATTGTGGCAAACGACAAGACTCTCCCATTTATTGACTTTACCGTCACTGTTAAGAACAACGATGAACTTTGCTCCGCTGGTGTTCTCAAGGCTACCAACTCTCGTTCTAGCGAGGTCAAATCGTGTCCTCAAGTCCTGGTTGCCAGTGACGACAAGATAAAGACAAAGGTATCCTTCAGATGGAAGGCACCTGAGTGTGGCTGTGTTACAATCAA GGCAACCATAATGTCAGACTTGACCACTTACTACATGGACGATATTGGTACAACTGATGGGTACTTGACTAAGACAGTCTGTCCAGTGGGAGTCGTTTTACCag ATATTACAGAACTGACTGAAGAAGAATTGGAAGCCATTGAAACTGCAG TTGAATCACTCGTGGAAGAAGACTCCATGGAGACAGCGCTCATCCCAGGCATCAATGTTGATATCTCCAATGGTGATATGAATATGGTAATTTACAATGAAATCTGCTCTGAAGAGAGACAACAAACATCACTTAGCAACCCTGTTCCTCATCGTCTGTCCATCTATCCTTGCTGCAGAGTCATGG GTGAAGAACGTCGTGACTGCTTCCTTACCACAGAGCACCCTCAGTATGTGCTTGAAAAAATGGAGGAAGCCCGCCTTACAATGATGTGTGATAAGATGTCAATGCCAGACAGTGAAGATTTGAAGAACATAAATAGAGAGATTTATTTCTGTTGTGTCAAACCCGATATGGAAGAACGCAAGCAGTGTTTCAAAGAAGCAAAGAGTGAACGTTACAACCGATTTTGCCGTGGTGAAAATGATAATATGTTCTTCACTCTCAATGGTGACAGCACACCTAACAATGGAGAAAACAGAGAGCACTTCTGCTGCACTGAAGAAGGCGAGGATTTGGTGACATGTTTTGATAATGAAGAACGTCGTAGGTTTTTCCCACGTGTTGGAGAAGATGTAGATGAGGAAGCTTATGACGAAATGGAAGGCAGACGTCTGGAGAGAGTCTGTAAGCGATTTGAATCTGAGGAAGATGAGGATATGGAAACTTCGCGTCGACGTCATCATCGCCCTCGCTTTGAGATTCTGCGTAGATGTTGCCAAGAGCCACGTGGAGAGCGTCGTGAATGCATCCGCCAAGCAAAACATGAACGTATTAACAGTGTCTGTTCAACTGAAGAGACCGATGATATGGCATACATTGGTGGAGATGAAGACGAGGATATGAACGAATTGGTGCCAAAATATGATCGCACCAGCATGTGTTGCCAAGTCAATGGTGAAATACGGTACAGCTGCTTTAAGAGGAAACTAATCCAGCGTTACAAGATGGCCAACCGACCAATGCCACAAGGTCCAAAAGGTGACATGATTATGGGCCATATTGAAGACAGTCGTATCGACCGTTTGTGCACCAAGATGACAGATGGGAGCATGGAAGACTATGATGTGAAGGATGACATTGTAGCTTGCTGTGAACTCCCTCGTCTGGAACGCAACAAGTGTTTCAAAATGTCTGAGCGTACCCATCTCGATAACGTGTGCACAGGAGAGGAAGTCGACTATATGTACCGTCTGGGTCACTATGGTGAATTCGTTGAAGAAGAAGACATGGATGATGTTGTTACCATGGATAACCCATGCTGTGAGGAAAGTGATGAAGAACGTTATGAATGCTTTGATCTGATGAGCCGGTTGCATCTCTGGACACATAGACCAAGAGTGAGGCCTATGCACCGTCGTCCATGGAGGATGGACCCAGAAGACCGCTTTAGTGATGAGCACAGAGAAAAGATCTGTGAGAAAGTTATGTCTGGTTCAGAAGAAGAAGTAGAAAAGGAgcttgatgatgatgaaagtGATCGCCCTAATGTTCGTAAGGGATGGAGAATGCAGATGGAGAGTGAAGAATTGATGGACAAGATGCGCCAGTGTTGTATGATGGTGGGTGATGAGAGTCGTCAATGTATGGAAGAGTCACGCAAAATGAAAGTTGATATGACTTGTGAAAGAATTGAAGATGAAGAAGATACTGGTATGTGGATGTACAAAAAGAAGCAATGTTGTGAGAAGAGTGGAGAGGAACGCTACAACTGCTTTGTAGACATGCACAAAAGGATGCCACCATTCCAAAAACAAACGCAAAAGTACTGGAAGGACCCTGAAAACCGCTTCAGTGAAGAACACCGTGAAAGAATTTGTACCAGATTGGTTGAAGATGATGACCCTGAAGATGTTGAAAAGGAAGTAGATGAAGAGGTAGAAAAGGTCTTTGAAAATCTCGCCTTGGGAAAAATAATGAGCAACTTCCGTGGTATGCTGGGTTTCTTTTATAGAAAGTTGGCCAAAGATACCGAATTCATGGATAAGATTAGCGACTGCTGTCTTGAAGTTGGAGATGAAGATGCTCGCAATTGTTTTGAAGAAGCTCGCAAAATTAGAGTCGATAACATGTGTGAAATGGCCATGGAGAACGAGGAAGAAAGTGAGGATGGAGGTACTGGATTTGGTATCATGGGTAGAATGTCTTTCTGGATGTCTGGAAAGAGACGATGCTGCTCCATGGAGGGTGATGAACGCTACGAATGCATGGACGAAATGAAAAAGCCTGGAATGATTGGAGGAATGCAAAGACCTGACATGGGAAGACCTGGCCCCCACATGATGGGAAGATGGGGAAAGGACAGCAATGAATATATGGGACAACAAGGAAAGGGACATGACCGTCCAGGAAGACCTGGAATGGGAAGAGACAGCGATGAAACAATGAGACCACAGCGTCCAGGACGTCCAGGAAGACCTGAAATGGGAAGAGACAGCGATGAAACAATGAGACCACAGCGTCCAGGACGTCCAGGAAGACCTGGAATGGGAAGAGACAGCGATGAAACAATGAGACCACAACGTCCAGGACGTCCAGGAAGACCTGGAATGGGAAGAGACAGTGATGAGACAATGACACCTCAACGACCAGATGGAAGACCTGGCATGGGACGGCCCTTCAGAGGAGTTATGATCCCAACCACTGAAGAGAAGATTGAACTCATGTGTTGGCGTATAACGACTGATGATACTGAAACTGGCAGCTTCTCATTCAATGGAAGGACCAGACCACAAAAGAATGAAGGTAACAAAGAAGAACTTCGCACGTGTTGTAGGAAGTCCGGAGAAGAAAGAAGAAGTTGTGTCGAAGTGATCAGACGTCAGAACATCGATAAATATTGTGATGAATCTCCAGCTCCAAGTACTGACAGACCACTACAAGGTTTCCCACTTATGAGATGTTGCAGCAATGAGGGAGAGGAACTTTATGAATGTTTCACAAATGAGGTGGAAAGAAGACAAACAGGCAGG CTCGATGAAGAGAAAGTAGATGAATTTTGTGAAACCCCCGTGGCTAGAACAGTTCTATTGAGAGGCATGCCACCATCAAGGCCAGGATTACCCCCAGCATGGTGCTGCGAATATGAAAATACAGAACGTTATGAATGCTTCTCACAGGCATTTCCTAATATGTACATAGCTCCTCAGTTT gaCTTGACCGCTGACAGCGTTGAACCAGAACAACAATACCACCCCTATCAATTTTACCGGGAATCGTCCGAGGAAGAAAGACCTTATGAGCCAGTGATGCCCGAAACAATGAAACCTGAAGATCAGTACATAGTAGATCCTCGTCCTGTGTATGAACAAGTTCGACGAGAAGACTATGTTGATGATACTGATGATGTCAACGTAGACGAGTCATCAAGCTCAG AGgaagatgatgatgaatatGAGGATGAGGAAGAGATGGGAAGATGCTGCCGCGTTGGACATGCTGTTGGcagtaaaattgataatttcaaatttgtacaatgtactgctAAATCCGTACAGTTTGCACAGAAAAAAGAGGTTTCCCGTAGATGCAGAAGAGCATTCGTCAG GTGCTGTGTTGGTCGAAAGGAAAAAAGAGATAGAGACTAA